Proteins encoded by one window of Haliotis asinina isolate JCU_RB_2024 chromosome 6, JCU_Hal_asi_v2, whole genome shotgun sequence:
- the LOC137286739 gene encoding putative uncharacterized protein DDB_G0287599: MYDSNNENDCNKCDSNNENDCNKCDSINENDCNKCDSNNENDCNKFESNNENDCNKCDSNNENDCNKRDSNSEYDCDMYDSNNENDCNKCDSNNENDCNQ, encoded by the coding sequence ATGTATGACAGTAACAATGAGAATGATTGTAACAAGTGTGACAGTAACAATGAGAATGATTGTAACAAGTGTGACAGTATCAATGAGAATGATTGTAACAAGTGTGACAGTAACAATGAGAATGATTGTAACAAGTTTGAGAGTAACAATGAGAATGATTGTAACAAGTGTGACAGTAACAATGAGAATGATTGTAACAAGCGTGACAGTAACAGTGAGTATGATTGTGACATGTATGACAGTAACAATGAGAATGATTGTAACAAGTGTGACAGTAACAATGAGAATGATTGTAACCAGTAA